The genomic window ATTAACGTTGACGTTTTGTTTGTTTTGTTCAGTTTTCAAAGATCAATAATCTCAAGAAGTTAATCACTTTTCAATGACGCTCTCTTGACGACATTTATTATTGTATCTCACTTTTTCGTAGAAGTCAACAACTTTTTACAATTATTTTTTAAACGAAATAAAAACTACAAAAGAAAGTGACAAAATTCATCATACTCTATTACCTTCGCGGAAGTCAAGAACTTTTTCGAATTAAAAAAGGGGCATTAGGAAATTTACTTTTTCTCCAACATGTAACCTTCCTCTTTTCCTATCATTATGTGCTCCTTTATTAGATGTTAATCACTACGTCGATTGAAAAATACACCAGGAAAGGCTGTTTAAATTTTGGGCAAGATACTGGTAAAAAAATAGGAGAGAAAAATAAGATGATTGGCTCTCGTAAAAGCAAAAAAAGAAGGAAACGTCAAAGATTTTTTACTATGATCACCACTTTTTTCATTATTTTATTGATATTCACTGCAGGGTATAGTCTTTTTGTTTATCGCTCCTTTCAAAAAACTTTGGATACAGTTCATGAGCCATTAGAAGACCGAGAAATTTCAGAAAAACGAACAAGCCAACCAGTTTTAGAAAAAAAACATCCATTCTCCGTCTTATTATTGGGAGTAGATGAAAGAAAGAATGATAAAGGTCGCTCCGACACAATCATTGTTTTGGCTGTTAATCCTGATAGAAACTCTGTTGAGATGATTAGTATTCCCCGGGATACGAAAACGGAAATGGTCGGTAAAGGGAAGGAGGATAAAATAAATCACGCATATGCTTTCGGTGGGATTAACATGGCCTTGCAATCAGTGGAAAATCTTCTAGATATTCCGATTGATTATTATATTAAAGTCAATATGGAAGGATTCCAAGATATTGTGGATGCAGTTGGAGGAATCCAAGTAGACAATCAGTTAGATTTTGTTTATGAGGGAACTCATTTTAAAAAAGGGAGTCTTACTTTAAATGGCCAAGATGCTTTAAAGTATTCGCGAATGAGAAAGTTAGACC from Oikeobacillus pervagus includes these protein-coding regions:
- a CDS encoding LCP family glycopolymer transferase; protein product: MIGSRKSKKRRKRQRFFTMITTFFIILLIFTAGYSLFVYRSFQKTLDTVHEPLEDREISEKRTSQPVLEKKHPFSVLLLGVDERKNDKGRSDTIIVLAVNPDRNSVEMISIPRDTKTEMVGKGKEDKINHAYAFGGINMALQSVENLLDIPIDYYIKVNMEGFQDIVDAVGGIQVDNQLDFVYEGTHFKKGSLTLNGQDALKYSRMRKLDPRGDFGRQERQRKVIQGVIKKGASLSSLWKYQEIFYALGENVRTNLTFNEMKDIQKRYKDAAHNITQIEVKGTSQKMNGIYYFIVADDEKKRIRKLLRTQLDLENLAELREMDTSSHSFYGINLNEYSFQTR